One Nicotiana tomentosiformis chromosome 4, ASM39032v3, whole genome shotgun sequence genomic window carries:
- the LOC104085255 gene encoding uncharacterized protein, whose amino-acid sequence MAMGPERSKPLHNFTLPCGLKWGNQKFLRCAKVDSDGEISTVHRRPYNKESIGRRREPEAVERHRLNDRFSRKFRSVNAGDSGEGIGAMREKLMFDLQTEADKMKDAIFKEGLNEQPEKEVSPAPAKTVTADAADVVDLSRPWNLRTRRAASKEPNGFTPGTGGSKGGLKIEVNRANASSPLRTENKSPTLRSGFAGGAAAGASTSGEKRERVKFSVPLSRKEIEDDFMDMVGHRPPRRPKKRAKFVQKNLDTSFPGLWLTEITADLYKVPDDQ is encoded by the exons ATGGCGATGGGACCAGAAAGATCAAAGCCTTTACACAATTTCACCTTACCATGTGGGCTTAAGTGGGGGAACCAGAAGTTCTTGAGGTGCGCTAAGGTTGATTCCGACGGAGAAATCTCTACCGTTCATCGCAGGCCATATAATAAAGAATCGATCGGACGGCGGAGGGAACCGGAGGCGGTGGAACGGCACCGATTAAATGATCGGTTTAGTCGGAAATTCAGGTCGGTAAATGCCGGCGATAGTGGAGAGGGAATCGGAGCTATGAGAGAGAAGCTTATGTTTGATCTTCAAACAGAAGCTGACAAGATGAAAGACGCGATTTTCAAAGAAGGTTTGAATGAGCAACCGGAGAAGGAAGTATCGCCGGCGCCGGCGAAAACTGTGACGGCGGATGCAGCTGATGTCGTCGACTTATCCAGGCCGTGGAACTTAAGGACTCGCCGAGCGGCTTCTAAGGAGCCTAACGGATTCACTCCCGGCACCGGCGGATCGAAAGGAGGGTTGAAGATTGAGGTTAACAGAGCTAATGCTTCGTCGCCATTAAGGACGGAGAACAAATCTCCGACACTTCGAAGTGGTTTTGCCGGTGGAGCGGCGGCCGGAGCTTCTACCAGCGGTGAGAAGAGAGAGAGGGTGAAGTTTTCGGTTCCCCTTTCGCGGAAGGAGATCGAGGATGATTTCATGGATATGGTGGGACATAGACCCCCTCGTAGACCCAAGAAACGAGCTAAATTTGTTCAAAAGAATTTGGAC ACGTCATttccagggttgtggttgacGGAAATTACAGCTGATTTATACAAAGTGCCTGATGATCAGTAG
- the LOC104085254 gene encoding uncharacterized protein, which produces MAMGPERSKLPLHNFTLPCGLKWGNQKFLRCAKVESNGNISAVHRRSYGSELIGRRRSNDRKFRPPEKEDAGEGIGAVREKLMFDLQTEADKIKDAIFREGLEEQQLSPAPTKTATTAVSYAGELSRPWNLRTRRAACKEPNGFVAGAGAGGSGGSKGGLKIDAYRTNAPSPLRTENKSPTLRSDFAGGAAAGASTSGEKRQRVKFSVPLSRREIEEDFMAMVGHRPHRRPKKRAKLVQKNLDTLFPGLWLTEITPDLYKVPEDQ; this is translated from the exons ATGGCGATGGGACCAGAAAGATCGAAGCTGCCTCTACACAATTTCACCTTACCGTGTGGGCTCAAGTGGGGGAACCAGAAATTCTTACGGTGCGCTAAGGTTGAATCCAACGGAAATATCTCCGCCGTTCATCGCAGGTCATATGGGTCTGAGTTGATCGGACGGCGCCGATCAAATGATCGGAAATTCAGGCCACCGGAAAAAGAGGATGCCGGTGAAGGAATCGGAGCTGTGAGAGAGAAACTCATGTTTGATCTCCAAACAGAAGCTGATAAGATAAAAGACGCAATTTTTAGAGAAGGTTTGGAGGAGCAACAACTGTCTCCGGCGCCGACGAAAACTGCGACGACGGCTGTATCATATGCTGGTGAATTGTCCAGGCCGTGGAACTTGAGGACTCGGCGTGCGGCTTGTAAGGAGCCTAACGGATTCGTCGCCGGCGCCGGTGCCGGCGGAAGTGGTGGATCGAAAGGAGGGTTAAAGATTGATGCTTATAGAACTAATGCTCCGTCGCCGCTAAGGACGGAAAACAAATCTCCGACACTTCGAAGTGATTTTGCCGGTGGAGCCGCCGCCGGAGCTTCTACCAGCGGCGAGAAGAGACAGAGAGTGAAGTTTTCGGTTCCCCTTTCGCGAAGAGAGATCGAAGAGGATTTCATGGCGATGGTTGGACATAGGCCACATCGCAGACCCAAGAAACGAGCTAAATTGGTTCAAAAGAATTTGGAT ACGTTATttccagggttgtggttgacGGAAATTACACCTGACTTATACAAAGTGCCTGAAGATCAGTAG